In the Ranitomeya imitator isolate aRanImi1 chromosome 2, aRanImi1.pri, whole genome shotgun sequence genome, GTAACCAGTGGTTGATCGTTCGGAGACAGTGTAACCGAGCTCTGGACCGCTGTAACCAGTGGTTAATCGTTCGGAGACAGTGTAACCGAGCTCTGGACCGCTGTAACCAGTGGTTGATCGTCCAGAGACAGTGTAACCGAGCTCTGGACCGCTGTAACCAGTCGTGGATCGTTCAGTGTAACCGAGCTCTGGACCGCTGTAACCAGTCGTGGATCGTTCAGTGTAACTGAGCTCTGGACCACTGTAACCAGTGGTGGATCGTCCAGAGACAGTGTAACCGAGCTCTGGACCGCTGTAACCAGTGGTGGATCGTCCGGAGACAGTGTAACCGAGCTCTGGGCCGCTGTAACCAGTGGTTGATCGTCCGGAGACAGTGTAACCGAGCTCTGGACCGCTGTAACCAGTGGTTGATCGTCCGGAGACAGTGTAACCGAGCTCTGGACCACTGTAACCAGTCGTGGATCGATCAGTGTAACCGAGCTCTGGACCGCTGTAACCAGTGGTGGATCGTCCGGAGACAGTGTAACCGAGCTCTGGACCGCTGTAACCAGTGGTGGATCGTCCGGAGACAGTGTAACCGAGCTCTGGACCGCTGTAACCAGTGGTTGATCATCCGGAGACAGTGTAACTGAGCTCTGGACCGCTGTAACCAGTGGTTGATCATCCGGAGACAGTGTAACCGAGCTCTGGACCGCTGTAACCAGTGGTTGATCATCCGGAGACAGTGTAACCGAGCTCTGGATCGCTGTAACCAGTGGTTGATCGTCAGGAGACAGTGTAACCGAGCTCTGGACCGCTGTAACCAGTGGTTGATCGTCAGGAGACAGTGTAACCGAGCTCTGGACCGCTGTAACCAGTGGTTGATCGTCAGGAGACAGTGTAACTGAGCTCTGGACCGCTGTAACCAGTGGTGGATCGTCAGGAGACAGTGTAACCGAGCTCTGGACCGCTGTAACCAGTGGTTGATCGTCCGGAGACAGTGTAACCGAGCTCTAGACCACTGTAACCAGTCGTGGATCGTCCAGACACAGTGTAACCGAGCTCTGGACCGCTGTAACCAGTCATAGACACTCCAGAAACAGTGTAACCGAGCTCTGGACCGCTGTAACCAGTCATAGACACTCCAGAAACAGTGTAACCGAGCTCTGGACCGCTGTAACCAGTCATAAACACTCCAGAAACAGTGTAACCGAGCTCTGGACCGCTGTAACCAGTGGTTAATCGTTCGGAGACAGTGTAACCGAGCTCTGGACCACTGTAACCAGTGGTGGATCGTTCGGAGACAGTGTAACCGAGCTCTGGACCGCTGTAACCAGTGGTTAATCGTTCGGAGACAGTGTAACCGAGCTCTGGACCACTGTAACCAGTGGTGGATCGTTCGGAGACAGTGTAACCGAGCTCTGGACCGCTGTAACCAGTGGTTGATCGTCTGGAGACAGTGTAACCGAGCTCTGGACCACTGTAACCAGTCGTGGATCGATCAGTGTAACCGAGCTCTGGACCGCTGTAACCAGTGGTGGATCGTCCGGAGACAGTGTAACCGAGCTCTGGACCGCTGTAACCAGTGGTGGATCGTCCGGAGACAGTGTAACCGAGCTCTGGACCGCTGTAACCAGTGGTTGATCATCCGGAGACAGTGTAACCGAGCTCTGGACCGCTGTAACCAGTGGTTGATCATCCGAAGACAGTGTAACCGAGCTCTGGACCGCTGTAACCAGTGGTTGATCATCCGGAGACAGTGTAACCGAGCTCTGGATCGCTGTAACCAGTGGTTGATCGTCAGGAGACAGTGTAACCGAGCTCTGGACCGCTGTAACCAGTGGTTGATCGTCAGGAGACAGTGTAACCGAGCTCTGGACCGCTGTAACCAGTGGTTGATCGTCAGGAGACAGTGTAACCGAGCTCTGGACCGCTGTAACCAGTGGTGGATCGTCAGGAGACAGTGTAACCGAGCTCTGGACCGCTGTAACCAGTGGTTGATCGTCCGGAGACAGTGTAACCGAGCTCTAGACCACTGTAACCAGTCGTGGATCGTCCAGACACAGTGTAACCGAGCTCTGGACCGCTGTAACCAGTCATAGACACTCCAGAAACAGTGTAACCGAGCTCTGGACCGCTGTAACCAGTCATAGACACTCCAGAAACAGTGTAACCGAGCTCTGGACCGCTGTAACCAGTCATAAACACTCCAGAAACAGTGTAACCGAGCTCTGGACCATTGTAACCAGTGGTGGATTGTCCGGAGACAGAGTAACCAAGCACTGGACCGCTGTAACCAGTCATAGACCCTCCGGAATCAGTGTAACCGAGCTCTGGCCTGCTGTAACCAGTCGTGGATCGTTCAGTGTAACTGAGCTCTGGACCGCTGTAACCAGTGGTGGATCGTCCGGAGACAGTGTAACCGAGCTCTGGACCGCTGTAACCAGTGGTGGATCGTCCGGAGACATTGTAACCAAGTTCTGGACCACTGTAGCCAGTAGTGGATCGTTCAGAGAGTGTAACCGAGCTCTGGACCTCTGGAACTAGTCGTGGACCCTCCGGAGACAGTGTAACCGAGCTCTGGACCACTATAACCAGTCGTGGACCCTCTGGAAACAGTGTAACTGAGGACTTGACCTCTGGAACCTGTCGTGGATCCCCCAAGACGATGCAACTAAGCAGTGGACCACTGTAACCAGTCGTGGACCTGCTATAACAGAGCAGTGGACCACTGTAACCAGGAGACAATGTAAGTGAGCTTCAGCCCCACTAGAAACAATGTAACTGAGAAGTGTACCACTGTAACTAACTGTAGACCCCCCGGAGATGATGCAACCAAGCAGTGGACCACTGACAATGCCAAGGAGGACCACTGTAACCACTCATGGACTCAGCGGAGACAGTGTAACTTAACAGTGGACGACTGTAACCAGTTGAGACAATGTAAACGTTTGGTGAACTACGATGGGTTGGACCCATCAGAGACGATGTAACCAAATGGGCACCTCATCAAAAATAAAATGTCTGTTTTCAACCCACTGGAAACAATGTATCTATGAGCtcaccccaccaaggacaataagGAGAATCTATCACAGTGTTGCAGCACTATTTTGAAATACAAATGTAGCAAAGTTTGGTACGTACTGATACCTGGACACATTTTTCTTTATGCTGACACTTCTAAAAAGTGTTTACAAAAAGTAGGCGGGTAATTGGAAGGGGATGGGACCACCACTGGTAGGGCAGATTAATTATCAACGACAATGGAAATTGTCGTAACATATAAAGAAAATGGACCGTtgatttcaatgtcttttttttttttttttttttaagcccaaGATTTCCCAAATTTACTAAGAAATCCAGCTTTGAAGCCACATGCAAATAACCTGCAGGTGCATTAGAGGGGGTAACAAAAGCCAAAAATATGGAGATGCTCCCAATGTACTGCCAGGCTTATTTGCACAGCGCCGGCTCGTAAAATCATCCCAACAGGTTCCCTATAGGGCAACATTTGAGCTTCAGTTGGGTAAAAGAGGCGAATGTTTATCAATTCTAATCTGAATTAGTGAGATCAGGCCAGATACCGAGTCCCCTCCTTCCCTCCACGAAAAAAAATGGTGTCCCGCTCCACCCAACAGGTAAGAACATTTTTTGTGGCCCCGGCCTGAGGATCTGTAAACATGTATAGAAATCACAGAAAGTTCTGCAACCAATCTGCCGCGTGTGACTACACCGCACCATATAAAGCGGAGTCGCAAATCACAATATGTCCGAgactctagtcacatccaaagctgcagtcaCAATCCGACTGGTTGTTAATTTGAGGGGAAATCAGTGCATTATGGGAAGTCAGAAGTCACATGGCTGCGGAGCAAAACCAATTTATGTCCAAGGGCAACCAGCTGATTAGTGAatgcagctttggctgtgactggagTAATACAAgtgaaaaaacccttaaaaaaaaaccCCAGTGAAGTATTTAACGTCACTCTTATGTATTTGCCATGAAAGGTTGTAAAATGTTGAGTTTCCCTTTAACTACAAAACAGAAACATCGAGATGACAGAGTTCATGTCAGCGCATTCATGGTCCATAGAAAAATAGTGTCGATCTATGTAcaggtcagaggcagaggggaacgcTGCTCGTCTCTACAGACACGATACAATAGAAATGTTCACATTGCTCCTGTAAATAAACCTCGAGGGTGTGACCCCATCGGCCGGACGGAAGGGTCGATCCTGGAAATCAGGATAGAGGACGGTAGAACGAACTCCAGGGCGGGGATCTGGGGTGCAGGCACTTTGGGGACATCGTCACAAACCATTGCCAGAAGAACCAGGTTTAGGAACCCTCCCGAATGCTATAGATATGGATCTCCATAGTATACGATCTGTGGCATTTAGTTCCTGGGGGGTGGGAAGTCCGTGTGACCCCTCCTCCGAGGAGCTACAGCGTGACTACCTCCCATCTATAAACTTTATTCATAGCGTCTTGCTGGTCACAACAGAACCACAGACATCAGGCTTGTGGGTTTACATTTCTGAAGAAGGTAATGGGGAGACCCGTCCTGGAGGTTGGGGGCTCGTGCTATAATAAGCATTAACTGGAAGCGCACAGACCTAGACACATGATTGGATAACTCGGGCCAGCTTCGCTCTGGTGCTCCACATTCTCAGATGGCGACTTTTTCCTCCACCAAATGTCATGTGCTTTACCCATGTGCAACTGAAGtttcttatactccagtcacatcccaaGCTGCATTCACAAGTCTACATTTCCCATGATGCACCACAGCAGACCATGCTCTGTactgacactgaaccagcaggcagCCTTGTGAGGTCATGCAGCCTGAGAGCCAACAGAAGAGCAGCAGTattgagagtgcagctctggatgtgattggagaTGGGATCAGCACAAGAGAAGTAAAGCCAATATACAAAGTGACTCATCATGAAAGCGAACGCGCAGGGGTGCAACACCCAACATCAGGGCGCAGGTAGCGCAGTCCCACCTCCCCACAAATTACACACAGCACAAGGACCCCCGACATGGAATAGAAAAGCACTTCTTGCTACTAAAGCCCCACAAACATCAAAGACATAAGAGACCCACTAATGACACGAGTTCCCTTGTAGAGCAGCTTCTCGTGGCACCGCAGGCGGAGGCTTCTCCACCATCACATTAAATACGGGATCAATTCTGATCATCGCCGCACAGGTCTCCGCCAGAATTAGCCCCATAAACTGCAGGACCCGAATGAGGTTACTGATTCCTGAAtctgcagaatagcgagtgcagctctgaagcCCAAGATAACATTTCCCAGTATTCCGTTTGCTCAGGATCGCCTTCACACCTGGTGTCCATTCACATTGGGCTAAAACTGACAAAAATGGATGAGAAACGATCATCCGCCAGGCAATCAATCATTGGCTCAAGGGCTGGTTATCCAATACCCTACTTCTATCACATATGTGGCCTTCTTTAAGGGGTATTCTGGTTTGTCCACGGCATTGGTGATAATTGTTAGATTAAGCTAGGTCTCACAGATACCTCCAGGGCTGGTCATACGTGCACCCTGTGACTGCAAGGTACTGATGAAGATCACCAAGCTCCCCGTCTTCCAACTCTTCCTGCGCAAAGTTGGCCAAGGGAGAGTGAGGGTTCAAAAAGCCCCGATTCTAGAAATCGGTGGGACCTACACTGCTCCGACAGTTATCACCTATGTACAACATAGGTGAGAATGTATGTAAACCAAAGTAACCCTGTAGCTGCCATTATGGGATAGGAGTGTCTGTTCACAGACAAGAAGCAGAACAgagagtgcagctcttgagtatggTCATTGGCTCTGCAGTTTATGTAGGACAATTCTGTGTGGCCTGTACGGCGCTGCTCATATTCTTCCAGTCTTTACATAAAGTGATATTTTGCAGAACAAACAGTCATTTCCCGACGTGCGCTGAGGGAAGAGTTTATTTCACAGCTGGGAGTGCGGCTCCTTACACCAGCCCGCTCTGCAGGTGTATGTGAAACTGGTAGGGCTGGTAGAAGATAGCCGACTGTCCTTGAGGGATGTAATAGTTGCTGAAGTTTCTGTCGCTCATGTAAGGGGCCGGCTGGTAATAACACGTCACGTTGGCCGTGTTGGGGATGATGTTCTGTTCTCCGAGGACTTTCAGAGCTAAGATGGTGATCATGTTAAGAGTCTGCCTGCGCTCGTGCCCCATCAGACACACCGTGCTCTCATTGACCACGGAGCGCAGGGTCATCAAATAGTCGTACTTGGTCTTCTCTTCCCCGATGAAATGATTGCGCAGGTAAGACTCGATTTTCCTCTGCTGTTCAGTCACGTCAGGAAAGTCAATGAAGAACCGGGAACACATGTAACGCTCCAGGCACTTGATCTCTGTCTCACTGGCCGGCTTGTAATCACGGACCAGGAGGTTGCTGTATTTTAGAAGTCCTCCCCCGCGGATCTCCTCCGGATTCCTGGTGGAGATAAGCTTGCCCCTTAAATGTTCCATTGCTTCCTGGAAATCTCCGTACATGCTCTCAGCCACAACAGTGGGGTAGGTATCTGGGGTCAGCTCACTGTCCTCATCCGTGTAGACATCGAGGATGGAGTCCAGGATGATCTGGAAAGAGTCCACACTAAACTCAAACTGTCTACGGAGGGAGTTCACAAACTTCAGCTCCACGTTCTTCCCGCTGTTGTTGGATAGAGAGATTAAGCTCCAGCGGTCATGGTCTGTGAACACCTTCACCATCTTCTGGACATACGCCTCGTTCATGGTGACCGCGGTGATCTTCTCCTTGTTGACGCATTTTGGAAGAAAGTCTAAGAGGGAATCCAAGACGATGTCCTTGACTGTCTGGAAGGCTTGCTCATCTGGAAGTTCAACGCCAAAAATGATGTCCAAGTCCTTGCAGCTGGTCCCATTCTGCTGCATGAGGATGTGACTGGCCGTGGAGCCGTTGAGTCGAATGTCTCGTATAGCGATTTTCTTCCTTATCAGCTGCTCCTTCACTACGTGAATAATGTCTTTGGGTTTCACCTCCATAGTGGGGAAGTTCCCCCGGCCATGGATGGGGACGATCTCCGTCAGAACCTGATTGAGGATGGGGACTTGATCTTGGCTCAGATTGCTGAATCTGCAGTCTGACTCTTCGGTCATGGCGGACAGTCAGTGATGAAACTGCGTAAAAGAAAAGGTTATAAGGGCGTTAGTACAGTATACAGAGGACAAGAGAGCAAAATCCACCTGctctaaaaaccaaaaaaaactgcACAATTTTGGCCACGAAGTGTGAACAGATTTTTTCTAAATCTCAGATTCGGTAACTGAATCGCTTTCAGAGATAATGAGAGCTggatatgatgatgatgatgatgaggcgagTAATGAATGCTCAGAAACAATTTTGTCCTGAAGCGTTTAATGCAGAGTGAACATCATTCCTTGGAGGCCGATGACAGCGATGTGCGAGCTCTAAGCGGCGCATCATCTCCCTGGTGTCTGCAGATAATTACAGGTTAATGAGAGGCGAAGTACGAGTGCGGCTGCTGCCTGGGACCTGGGGGCTGCGCTGCTTAACCCCCTACGGGGGGCCGACTCTGGAGCCGCTGAGCTGGGAGTCATCATCCTGCTGTATGACCAGGATATAGAATGGCAGGGGTGGGTCCGGGGGGCAGCGGGGCATAGACCCCCAGGTATCTGATAAGGGCTGTGTGGACCGGCACTATACCTTAAAGGGGTGGTGACACAGACAAAAGTATATTTTCagtaacagatcttggaataaaaactaactccacaattggatgtgttatatatatatatatatatatatatttctgtcctgagataatcatataaatgtgcccctgtgtaATGGTCGTGTCCGACCGTGCAGGAacaggtctgatcataccacatctcctggccaTGGGAGGAAGCAAAAGcgtgtacagacattacagcaggcatCACAGACAACTCATTCTTtggggtaaaatattgtttaaaaacaggcagggaaatgttttactcacAAAAAAGAATAATCtgcgatcccgtgctgtcctgtctgagtactctcttttgcttccttccctgctgtggtaCGATCAGACCATGGTCCTGCACGGTGAGACtcggccattacacagcagggcATGTGTGTAAGATTCTCTCAGCAGAGGAACAGTTCATTTAAACAACCAATTGTGGAGTTTacttttattccaagatctgttgattaaaatatactttgtttTCGACACAACCACTAAGTATCTATATATGATGGCCCGGGCCGGTGGAATCACAGTTTTAAGGCTACGCACATGCAGTGCCACTTCTGCCCGCCAGATAGGAGCTGCTGTCTGTGAGCAGGACACGAGATAGATTGTAGGTACGAGCTCCGCATAGTGCAGGGCAGGAGGCTGCTCATCTGATCAGTCTGCAGGGCCCTGGACCCGCCCCATGGACGCTCTCTACGGGGCCCCGCCCCGCGGACGCTCTCTACAGGGCCCCGCCCCGCGGACGCTCTCTACAGGGCCCCGCCCCGCGGACGCTCTCTACAGGGCCCCGCCCCGCGGACGCTCTCTACAGGGCCCCGCCCCGCGGACGCTCTCTACAGGGCCCCGCCCCGCGGACGCTCTCTACAGGGCCCCGCCCCGCGGACGCTCTCTACAGGGCCCCGCCCCGCGGACGCTCTCTACAGGGCCCCACCATGTGGACGCTGTGAAGAGCCCCCGCCACACGAACGCTCTGCAGGGCCCCCGCCACGTGGACACGGACGCTCTGTGGAGGCTCCCTGTGATCTACTGCAGCAGTTGTGATGCAGATCAGAGTCAGTTGTGGTCAAAGTCATCGCACGATCTAATGATTATGTTACAGAAAAAAGATCTTTGCACCATGTTTATTAGTAAATAGAAAATAATCAAAAGTGAGAGTCCTCAGAGGCTGATGCCTTTTAATTGCTCAAAAGATGGCAACAAATAGCCGCTTTCCTGACCCCTGTGGTCTCTTTGTCACGCGTCAGTATAACACAAAATAGTGGAGTAATAAGAAGAGGAATGGAGAGAAGTATCAGTATGGGAAGAGACCGCATGGCCGGACATACTGGTGCTTCTCCCCTTCCACGCTCATACTTTATCAATAGTTCACCTGACACTTGATGAATGGACCGGAGGGGTCTAAGAAGCGGCTATTTGTCACCATCTCTCCAGTCAGCcattaaaaaaaaagcatcaacCTCTCTGGATTCTCGATTTTAACAATTTCGATTATGTTTTTCCAACTTGCATAAAAGTTCAGGCTGCCCAATAAATCACAGTGTCCCAGATAGAGCGACTGCAGACAACACTATAGAGGGGCCTGCACGGACAACGCCTGGGCCGAGCTACAGGGGGGtcacatacagtacagagccatACACTACGCGatgtcctgtagggccaggtgtgaTCAGTGCAGCGTATATACCACCGAATGTCTCTGCATAAAGTGCAACATGTCCCATATACCGGAGAATATGTGACTATGTCTAGTATAACATATACCAGACATATACCAATCTGTGTGCTGGATGTGCACAGACATAGCAGTCACGTATTATCCtgcatataacatatatatatatatatatatatatatatatatatatatatatatatatatatatatatatatatatatatatatatatatatatatatatatatatatatatatatatatatatatatatatatatatcctagacTATGTGGACACACACTATATGTGACATGCAGGATAAGTGCCCGATACATCATATATGATCTGcttctacagtgggggaaataagtatttgatcccttgctgattttgtaggtttgcccactgacaaagacataaacagtctataattttaagggtagggtaattttaacattgagagatagaatatcaaaaacaacatccagaaaatcacattgtataaattatataaatgtatttgtattttgcagtgagaaataagtacttgatcccctaccaaccattaaggcttctttcacacttccgtcttcaaaatctgcacagcatccgtcaagacgttgacatTACAGATCCTGTACAGAAAACGGACCCATtgagcctatgtgcacctgttgtgtatgcgtcttcgcagcggttgtcACAACACAAActaggttttaaaaaaaaaaacaaacaaaaaaaaaatgcaatattctcacctaccgccgttccacgcagcgatgctcccggcagctagcgttcctagtaatacattgcgaaatctcgcgagaagtcgcaatgtattactagaaaCGCTAGCTGCTGGAAGAAACGCTAGATGCTGGAAGAAAAAGCTAGCTGACggtgcgcgggaacgccggtaggtgagaatattgcgattttttattttttttaaattatttttaacattatatcttgttactaatgATGCTActataaaatgcttgtgcatgccctaatcatctcccgcctcgactactgcaacatcctcctctgtggcctaccttctaacactctcccaccactccagtccgtccttaactctgctgcccgactaattaatctctctcctcgctacactcctgcttcccctctttgcaaatcccttcactggctcccaatttcccagcgtatccagtttaaactactaacactgacctacaaagccatccataacctgtctcctccgtatatttccacacttatctctcaatatcttccctcacgtaatctctggtcctcccaagacctccttctctcctccacacttactcgctcctcacccaatcgcctccaagacttctcccgaatatcccccatcatctggaattctctgccccaacacatccggttatccactacttttggatccttcaaaagaaacctgaaaacccatctcttcaaggaaccttacagcctgtaatgaccacacggccacctcaacaccatcggagctactgcaacccccgacctactgtctccttccccacaatcctgtagaatgtaagcccacaagggcagggtcctcgcccctctgtatcagtccgtcattgttagtttgtttactgtaagtgatatgtgTATTTTGATGGAACCCCTTCTCATgaatagcaccatggaattaatggtgctatataaataaataataataataataataataataataataataataataataataataataataatgctgctgctgcataggcagcatcaatagtaaaaagagaaagagagcgagcgagagagaatttccccgactggaaattcttccacgcatgctctttgAAAAGGCTGGACGCGTCGCTGGATTCCCGCTTTTCACAGGAAGCGACgcatcctgcacccataggcttccattgtagccagtgacgggcagcgcaggatgcgtagctgaccgattttccgacatgcagaaaaaatgttcctctgaacgttttctctgcccgacggaccgtttttttatgcaggatccagtgaaagatggatgaaacggatggccatccatcgcaatccatcgcgAATAGAAGTCTATTAAAAAAATGCAGGattctgcattctcaaaaaacgatggattgtgacgggagctgaaagacataagtgtgaaagaggccttagagttctggctcctacagaccagttagactcctAATCAACTAGTTACCTGCAttacagacagctgtcttacatagtcacctttataaaagactcctgtccacagactccattatcagtcagactctaacctctacaacatgggaaagaccaaagagctttatgaggatgtcagggacaagatcatagacctgcacaaagctggaatgggctacaaaaccataagtaagacgctgggtgagaaggagataactgttggtgcaatagtaagaaaatggaagaaatacaaaatgactgtcaatcgacatcgatctggggcaccatgcaaaatctcacctcgtggggtatccttgatcatgaggaaggtgagagagcagcctaaaactacatggggggaacttgtcaatgatctcaaggcagctgggaccacagtcaccaagaaaaccattggtaacacattacgccgtaaaggtttaaaatcctgcagtgcccacaaggtccccctgctccagaaggcacatgtgcaggcccgtctaacgtttgccaatgaacacctggatgattctgtgagtgattgggagaaggtgctgtggtcagatgaggcaaaaatgacctctttggcattaactcaactcgccgtgtttggaggaagagaaatgctgcctataacccaaagaacaccatgcccactgtcaagcatggaggtggaaacattatgttttgggggtgtttctctaatggcacaggattacttcacctcatcaatgggaaaatggatgcagccatgtactgtaaaatcctgagtgacaacctccttccctcaaccaggacattaaaaatgggtcgtggctgggtcttccagcaagacaatgacccaaaacatacagccaaggcaacaaaggagaggctcaaaaagaagcacattaaggtcatggagtggcctagccagtctgcagaccttaatcccatagaaacaatatggagggagatgaagctccgagttgccaagtgacagcctcaaaatcgtaatgatttagagatgatctgcaaaaaggaatggagcaaaattcctccagacatgtgcgcaaacctcatcatcaactacaaagacatctgactgctgggcttgccaacaagggttttgccaccaagtattaagtcttgtttgccagagggatcaaatacttatttctcactgcaaaatgcaaagacatttatataatttatacaatgtgattttctggattttgattTTTgaaattctgtctctcaatgttaaaattaaccgagccttaaaattatagactgttaaacagtaatacttatttcccccacagtTTGTATTGTAGGGGCCTCACTCGCACTGGTAAGCATTAGTCCttagttcacacaggcaatgcagttttggtccaaacacATGCAGTTTTTATTGAATTCCACAGCGCCAAAACAACAAACTCATGAACATAAATCCAGGCCTTGTCCAGGCGCTAACTAAACAGGACCAACCTGGATACTGGCTGGGCTAGTCCCAGCTCAATCACACAAAACAGGTAttgtccatagtaacatagtaactagCGATACTTGCGGTTCTCACCACACGGCCTAATGGGGAGAACCGCACAAAGGCAtaacgaggaaggtttctgccagacaaattcattggattaagagagcagctgccaaaataccattacaaagcagcagttatttgaagctgctggtgcctctggaatccctcgaacctcaaggtgtaggatccttcaaaggcttgctgtggtgcataaacctactattcggccacccctaaacagtgttcacaagcagaaacggttgcagtgggcccagacatacatgaggattaatttccaaacagtcttggttactgatgagtgtcgagcaaccctggatggtccagatggatggagtagtggatggttggtggatggccaccatgtcccaacaaggctgcgacgttagcaaggaggtggaggagtcatgttttgggccgg is a window encoding:
- the TENT5D gene encoding terminal nucleotidyltransferase 5D, with product MTEESDCRFSNLSQDQVPILNQVLTEIVPIHGRGNFPTMEVKPKDIIHVVKEQLIRKKIAIRDIRLNGSTASHILMQQNGTSCKDLDIIFGVELPDEQAFQTVKDIVLDSLLDFLPKCVNKEKITAVTMNEAYVQKMVKVFTDHDRWSLISLSNNSGKNVELKFVNSLRRQFEFSVDSFQIILDSILDVYTDEDSELTPDTYPTVVAESMYGDFQEAMEHLRGKLISTRNPEEIRGGGLLKYSNLLVRDYKPASETEIKCLERYMCSRFFIDFPDVTEQQRKIESYLRNHFIGEEKTKYDYLMTLRSVVNESTVCLMGHERRQTLNMITILALKVLGEQNIIPNTANVTCYYQPAPYMSDRNFSNYYIPQGQSAIFYQPYQFHIHLQSGLV